In Elaeis guineensis isolate ETL-2024a chromosome 1, EG11, whole genome shotgun sequence, a genomic segment contains:
- the LOC140854739 gene encoding uncharacterized protein isoform X2, with amino-acid sequence MPPRKASTWRPMASAARSQALASPPVFQAPPSATAIETERSDNRPSTDFANTISDESRRGAIGVFAGPPKRQKIEESITFTEEDAQKVQFPHNDAVVVSLNIANYEIHRILVDNRSSIDILFYDVFSRMPILDGHLGPISSPLVGFTGDAVPVEGVITLTVAVGRYPRQSRALVNFLVVKAPSAYNAILGRPDLNALRAIVSTYHLKLKFPTNQGVGEVRGDQALARRCYNIALQRSDQFDLCPVDGLDAHDDLAEERGGPIEDLVSIPLNDGNAEHVVKIGSNLGEEVQTHLVDFVLKNADIFAWVPADMPGIDMEVVEHRLAVDPKHRSMKENIRGHAPERQKAIAEEVDKLLKAGFIREVSYSN; translated from the coding sequence atgcctccccgcaaagcatccacatggcgacccatggcctctgcggccagatctcaagctctggcctcgcctccagttttccaggctcctccttcgGCAACGGCCATCGAAACAGAGCGGTCAGACAATCGGCCTTcgacggattttgccaacaccatctcggatgAATCCCGACGGGGAGCGATCGGCGTATtcgccggacctcccaagcggcaaaagatcgaggaatccataactttcactgaagaagatgctcaaaaagttcaatttcctcataacgatgcagttgtggtttccttgaatatagctaattacgagaTCCACCGCATTCTAGTCGACAATAGAagttcgatcgatattttattctatGACGTCTTCTCAAGAAtgcccatccttgacggccatttggggccgattagctcccctctggtagggtttaccggtgatgctgtcccggtggagggagtaataactttgactgtagctgtgggtcgatatccaagacaatccagggctctggtgaatttcctggtggtgaaagcaccgtcagcctacaacgcaatccttggccgacctgacctcaatgctctccgagccatcgtgtcaacctaccatttgaaattgaaattccctaccaaccagggggttggagaagtcagaggagaccaagccctggccagacgctgctacaacatagccttgcaaagaagtgaccaattcgacctctgtccagttgatgggctggatgcccatgacgacctcgctgaagagaggggtggcccaatcgaagatctggtttcgatccctttgaacgacgggaatgcggagcatgtggtgaagatcggctccaacctgggggaagaggtccaGACGCATCTCGTCGATTTTGTACTAAAGAATGCagacatttttgcttgggttccagcagacatgccagggattgacatggaagtcgtggaacaccgtctggccgtcgatccaaagcatcgatcgatgaaagaaaatatccgaggtcatgcaccggagaggcagaaagcgatagccgaggaagtggacaaactccttaaagctggattcattagagaagtcagttATTCTAACTGA